A genome region from Triticum aestivum cultivar Chinese Spring chromosome 2B, IWGSC CS RefSeq v2.1, whole genome shotgun sequence includes the following:
- the LOC123041920 gene encoding uncharacterized protein → MAAMDVGGAVKMIIGAKEERVVGTGKAPGVCPSCGGPVVATDVESERRILCLPLCLKSKRKYSCTRCFRRLVTVYT, encoded by the coding sequence ATGGCAGCAATGGACGTGGGCGGAGCGGTGAAGATGATCATCGGGGCGAAGGAGGAGCGGGTGGTGGGCACGGGCAAGGCTCCCGGCGTTTGCCCGTCTTGCGGCGGCCCCGTGGTGGCCACCGACGTGGAGAGCGAGCGGCGCATCCTGTGCCTCCCGCTGTGCCTCAAGAGCAAGCGCAAGTACTCCTGCACCAGGTGCTTCCGCCGCCTCGTCACCGTCTACACCTAG